In Sulfitobacter sp. M39, the following proteins share a genomic window:
- a CDS encoding DsbA family protein yields the protein MKKLIAPALMALSLTAPAHAMDLTELTDAERAQFRAEVRAYLMENPEVIMEAVNQLQARQAEAQAQADFTLVSDNAAAIFDDGYSYVGGNPEGDMTIVEFMDYRCGYCKKAFSEVEKLVNGDGNIRFIVKELPILGEQSMVASRFAIATKIVAGDEAYKSVHDALMSFNGDITPTSLGRLASSFDLDAEAIQEKMDSAEVTAEIEKTRALAQTLQISGTPTFVMQDELLRGYLPYDQMKAILEEKRG from the coding sequence ATGAAAAAGCTGATCGCCCCCGCCCTGATGGCCCTGTCCCTGACAGCCCCCGCCCACGCGATGGACCTGACCGAACTGACCGATGCCGAACGCGCGCAATTCCGCGCCGAGGTCCGCGCCTATCTGATGGAAAACCCCGAAGTGATCATGGAGGCGGTGAACCAGTTGCAGGCCCGTCAGGCCGAAGCACAGGCGCAGGCGGATTTCACGCTGGTGTCCGACAATGCGGCCGCGATCTTTGACGACGGCTATTCTTATGTCGGTGGCAATCCCGAAGGCGACATGACCATCGTAGAGTTCATGGACTACCGGTGCGGTTACTGCAAAAAAGCGTTCTCCGAGGTCGAAAAACTGGTCAACGGCGACGGCAACATCCGCTTTATCGTGAAAGAGCTGCCGATCCTGGGCGAACAATCCATGGTCGCCTCGCGCTTTGCCATCGCGACCAAGATCGTTGCAGGGGACGAGGCCTATAAATCCGTGCATGACGCCTTGATGAGCTTTAACGGCGACATCACACCAACATCGCTGGGTCGCTTGGCCAGCAGCTTTGATCTGGACGCCGAGGCCATTCAGGAAAAGATGGACAGCGCCGAAGTCACCGCCGAGATCGAAAAGACCCGCGCGTTGGCACAAACGCTGCAAATTTCCGGCACACCGACCTTTGTGATGCAGGACGAACTGCTGCGCGGCTATCTGCCTTACGACCAGATGAAAGCCATTCTGGAAGAAAAACGCGGCTAA
- a CDS encoding pyridoxal phosphate-dependent aminotransferase — protein MRISTRSQVDPFIVMDVMQAAAAAEAEGRHIIHMEVGQPGTGAPKGASTALTAAMEQGALGYTVALGLPALRQRIARMYGEWYNVDLDPNRVVITSGSSGGFILTFTSLFDTGDRVGIGAPGYPSYRQILKALDLAPVDLPTSLENRLQPVPADFAGMDLQGLLVASPGNPTGTMLDHAAMSALIDATKAQGASFISDEIYHGIEYEKKAVTALEITDDVYVINSFSKYFSMTGWRVGWMVVPEDHVRVVERIAQNMFICAPHASQVAALAAMDCTDELEANMDVYRANRAMMITGLREAGFTRFAPPDGAFYVYADVSELTDDSRALARDILDKAGVAVTPGLDFDPLRGHHWLRFSYARSTQDIAEGLGRLKSYMAAR, from the coding sequence ATGCGCATTTCAACCCGATCTCAGGTCGATCCCTTTATCGTGATGGATGTGATGCAGGCCGCCGCCGCCGCCGAGGCGGAGGGCCGCCACATCATCCATATGGAGGTCGGCCAACCCGGCACGGGCGCGCCCAAAGGGGCGAGCACCGCATTGACCGCCGCGATGGAGCAGGGCGCGCTTGGCTATACCGTCGCATTGGGACTGCCCGCGCTGCGCCAGCGGATCGCGCGGATGTACGGGGAGTGGTACAATGTCGATCTGGACCCGAACCGTGTGGTGATCACCTCTGGCTCTTCGGGCGGGTTCATCCTGACGTTTACCTCGCTCTTTGACACCGGGGACCGTGTGGGCATCGGGGCACCGGGTTATCCCAGTTACCGCCAGATCCTCAAGGCGCTGGACCTCGCTCCCGTCGATCTGCCCACTTCGCTTGAAAACCGCTTGCAGCCGGTGCCTGCGGATTTCGCTGGCATGGATCTGCAGGGGCTGTTGGTGGCGTCGCCGGGCAACCCGACGGGCACGATGCTGGATCACGCTGCCATGTCCGCGCTGATCGACGCGACAAAAGCGCAGGGGGCCTCGTTCATCTCGGACGAGATTTACCACGGCATCGAATACGAGAAAAAGGCCGTGACCGCGCTTGAGATCACCGATGATGTCTATGTCATCAATTCGTTTTCCAAGTATTTCTCTATGACCGGTTGGCGTGTCGGCTGGATGGTTGTGCCAGAGGATCACGTGCGGGTGGTCGAACGGATCGCGCAAAACATGTTTATCTGCGCCCCCCACGCCAGTCAGGTTGCCGCCCTTGCCGCGATGGATTGTACGGACGAGCTTGAGGCGAATATGGATGTCTACCGCGCAAACCGCGCGATGATGATCACCGGCCTGCGCGAGGCTGGCTTCACTCGTTTTGCGCCCCCCGACGGGGCTTTCTATGTCTACGCCGATGTGTCCGAGCTGACGGATGACAGCCGCGCGTTGGCACGCGATATTCTGGACAAGGCAGGTGTGGCCGTGACCCCGGGGCTCGATTTCGATCCGCTGCGCGGGCATCACTGGCTGCGGTTTTCCTATGCGCGCAGCACCCAGGATATTGCCGAGGGGCTGGGGCGGCTCAAGTCCTATATGGCGGCTCGCTGA
- a CDS encoding N-acetylmuramoyl-L-alanine amidase, which yields MRILPIIATVCALSLPASAQDLTALARVDPAKSAISDGWFGGTTLTLGLSQGVPFRVFLLDDPARLVVDFREADWSGVNTEDLLPEPGRITGLRFGPFQPGWSRLVADLAEPMIPREIGMPVNKGSGHATLEIAMKSATPEEFAAAAGAPVDPAWTMALAAPPKAVADLKEVPFRVVLDPGHGGVDPGAETDGILEKDLMLSFAQALRDTLVRDGIDVVMTRDTDHFVALETRVAIAHQAEADLFISLHADSLQHGGAKGATVYTLSDDASDTATDHLAARHNRADIIAGADLTGSDDEVASVLLDLARQETEPRSVAAAKVLVEGMKAAGGPMNRHPLRNAGFSVLKSADIPSVLIEIGFLSSKRDLANLRDPIWRAVMVSAIADSITTWRDADAALKPLIRQ from the coding sequence ATGCGTATTCTTCCCATTATCGCAACGGTTTGCGCGCTGTCCTTGCCAGCGTCCGCGCAGGATCTGACCGCGCTGGCGCGCGTGGACCCTGCCAAAAGCGCCATCTCTGATGGTTGGTTCGGGGGCACGACACTGACGCTGGGGCTCAGCCAAGGGGTGCCGTTTCGGGTGTTCTTGCTGGATGATCCGGCGCGGCTGGTGGTCGATTTCCGCGAGGCCGACTGGAGCGGTGTAAACACCGAAGACTTGTTGCCTGAACCCGGGCGGATTACCGGTCTGCGCTTTGGCCCGTTCCAGCCCGGTTGGTCGCGGCTTGTCGCGGATCTGGCCGAACCGATGATCCCGCGCGAGATCGGGATGCCGGTCAACAAGGGCTCAGGCCACGCCACGCTTGAGATCGCGATGAAATCCGCCACCCCCGAGGAATTTGCCGCCGCCGCCGGTGCGCCCGTCGATCCGGCGTGGACCATGGCGCTGGCCGCACCGCCCAAAGCGGTTGCCGACCTGAAAGAGGTGCCGTTTCGCGTGGTGCTGGACCCCGGTCATGGGGGCGTTGATCCGGGGGCAGAGACAGACGGTATCCTGGAAAAAGACCTGATGCTGTCCTTTGCCCAAGCGCTGCGCGACACGTTGGTCCGCGACGGGATCGATGTGGTGATGACGCGCGACACGGATCATTTCGTCGCACTGGAAACCCGCGTCGCCATTGCGCATCAGGCCGAAGCCGATCTATTTATCTCGCTTCATGCGGACAGTCTGCAGCACGGCGGGGCAAAGGGCGCGACGGTCTATACGCTGTCGGACGACGCCAGCGATACCGCCACCGATCATCTGGCCGCACGCCACAACCGCGCCGATATTATCGCGGGGGCCGATCTGACCGGATCGGATGACGAGGTCGCCAGCGTGCTGCTTGATCTTGCCCGCCAAGAGACAGAACCACGGTCGGTCGCCGCCGCCAAGGTGCTGGTTGAAGGGATGAAAGCCGCCGGCGGGCCGATGAACCGTCACCCGCTGCGCAACGCGGGTTTTTCGGTGCTGAAATCGGCTGACATCCCGTCGGTCCTGATCGAAATCGGGTTCCTTAGCTCGAAACGTGATCTGGCCAATTTGCGAGACCCGATCTGGCGGGCCGTGATGGTGTCGGCGATTGCGGATTCTATCACAACATGGCGCGATGCGGATGCCGCGCTCAAGCCCTTGATTCGCCAGTAA